Proteins from a genomic interval of Streptomyces sp. NBC_00820:
- a CDS encoding DNA alkylation response protein, giving the protein MVSIPERPAAQPPHATHDVTNQAPLLAPYDASDDSALLEGLRREGAGWAEDGVRHLGLLAGGREAQEWGELANRHEPELRTHDRYGHRVDEVDFHPSWHHLMRTAVAEGLAGAPWADDRPGAHVARTAGGLVWGQTEAGHGCPTSMTYAAVPALRTQPDLAKIYEPLLTSREYDPELRVPTEKPGLLAGMGMTEKQGGSDVRTNTTVATPTAEPGVYTLRGHKWFTSAPMCDVFLVLAQAPGGLSCFLVPRVLPDGSRNTFRIQRLKDKLGNRSNASSEPEFEQTVAWLVGPEGRGVKTIIEMVNCTRLDCVMSSATLMRKTLVEAGHHARHRSAFGARLLDQPLMRNVLADLALESEAATTLTLRLAGAADRAVRGDVGERAFRRIATAVGKYWVTKRGPAFTAEALECLGGNGYVEDSGMPRHYREAPLLSIWEGSGNVNALDVLRALGRDPETAEALFAELALARGADARLDTAVTGLKRQLAETDQAGARRLVERMALALQASLLVRHAPHAVADAFCASRLGGDWGHAFGTLPAGADLDTILERALPARD; this is encoded by the coding sequence ATGGTCTCGATACCCGAGCGGCCGGCGGCGCAGCCGCCGCACGCCACGCATGACGTCACCAACCAGGCCCCGCTCCTGGCCCCGTACGACGCGTCCGACGACAGCGCGCTGCTGGAGGGGCTGCGCCGGGAGGGGGCCGGCTGGGCCGAGGACGGCGTCCGGCACCTGGGCCTGCTGGCCGGTGGCCGGGAGGCGCAGGAGTGGGGCGAGCTGGCCAACCGGCACGAGCCGGAGCTGCGTACCCACGACCGCTACGGCCACCGTGTCGACGAGGTCGACTTCCACCCCAGCTGGCACCACCTGATGCGGACCGCCGTGGCCGAGGGTCTGGCCGGTGCCCCGTGGGCGGACGACCGGCCCGGTGCGCACGTGGCGCGCACCGCGGGCGGGCTGGTGTGGGGCCAGACGGAGGCCGGGCACGGCTGTCCGACGTCGATGACGTACGCCGCCGTACCCGCCCTGCGCACCCAGCCGGACCTCGCCAAGATCTACGAGCCCCTCCTCACCAGCCGGGAGTACGACCCGGAGCTGCGCGTGCCCACCGAGAAGCCCGGCCTGCTCGCCGGGATGGGCATGACGGAGAAGCAGGGCGGCTCGGACGTCCGCACCAACACCACCGTGGCCACCCCGACCGCCGAACCCGGCGTGTACACGCTGCGCGGGCACAAGTGGTTCACGTCGGCGCCCATGTGCGACGTGTTCCTGGTGCTGGCCCAGGCGCCGGGCGGACTGTCCTGCTTCCTGGTGCCGCGGGTGCTGCCGGACGGCAGCCGCAACACCTTCCGGATCCAGCGGCTGAAGGACAAGCTCGGCAACCGGTCCAACGCCTCCTCGGAGCCGGAGTTCGAGCAGACGGTGGCCTGGCTGGTCGGCCCCGAGGGGCGGGGGGTGAAGACCATCATCGAGATGGTCAACTGCACCCGGCTGGACTGCGTGATGTCCTCGGCGACGCTGATGCGCAAGACACTCGTCGAGGCGGGGCACCACGCACGCCACCGCAGCGCGTTCGGCGCCCGGCTCCTCGACCAGCCGCTCATGCGCAACGTCCTGGCCGACCTGGCGCTGGAGTCCGAGGCGGCGACCACGCTCACGCTGCGGCTGGCCGGGGCGGCCGACCGGGCGGTGCGCGGGGACGTGGGCGAACGCGCCTTCCGGCGGATCGCCACCGCCGTCGGCAAGTACTGGGTCACCAAGCGGGGTCCGGCGTTCACCGCGGAGGCCCTGGAGTGCCTGGGCGGCAACGGGTACGTCGAGGACTCGGGCATGCCCCGGCACTACCGGGAGGCGCCACTGCTGTCCATCTGGGAGGGCTCGGGGAACGTCAACGCACTCGACGTGCTGCGCGCCCTCGGCCGTGACCCGGAGACCGCGGAGGCCCTGTTCGCCGAACTCGCCCTCGCGCGCGGGGCCGACGCCCGCCTGGACACGGCCGTAACCGGCCTGAAGCGGCAGCTGGCCGAGACCGATCAGGCGGGCGCACGCCGGCTGGTGGAGCGGATGGCGCTCGCCCTCCAGGCATCCTTGCTGGTCCGGCACGCCCCGCACGCGGTCGCGGACGCCTTCTGCGCCTCCCGACTGGGCGGCGACTGGGGGCACGCGTTCGGCACGCTGCCCGCCGGGGCCGACCTGGACACGATCCTGGAGCGGGCGCTGCCCGCCCGGGACTGA
- a CDS encoding WD40/YVTN/BNR-like repeat-containing protein has translation MTEVLLAVGTRKGLFIGRRRDGTWEFDDGPYFNAQAVHSVAIDTRGGRVRLLAGGDSAHWGPSVFHSDDLGRTWTEPARPAVRFPKDTGASLERVWQLHPAAAEPDVVYAGTEPAALYRSEDRGETFALVRPLWEHPTRSRWVPGGGGEGLHTVLTDARDPRAVTVAVSTAGVFRTTDGGASWAPSNSGVAAVFLPDPHPEFGQCVHKVARDAVDPDRLYLQNHWGVYRSDDGGAHWTDIGAGLPSTFGFAVAAHPHRGDTAYVFPINADIDRVPADRRCRVYRTTDAGKNWEPLVTGLPAGDHYGTVLRDALHTDDADPAGIYFGNRNGEVYASADDGDSWQQLASHLPDVLCVRAAVVD, from the coding sequence ATGACCGAGGTACTGCTCGCCGTGGGCACCCGAAAAGGTCTGTTCATCGGGCGCCGGCGCGACGGCACCTGGGAGTTCGACGACGGTCCGTACTTCAACGCGCAGGCCGTCCACTCGGTCGCGATCGACACCCGGGGCGGCAGGGTGCGGCTGCTGGCGGGCGGCGACAGCGCGCACTGGGGCCCGTCGGTGTTCCACTCCGACGACCTGGGCCGCACCTGGACCGAACCCGCCCGCCCCGCCGTCAGGTTCCCCAAGGACACCGGCGCCTCGCTGGAGCGGGTCTGGCAGCTGCACCCGGCCGCCGCCGAGCCGGACGTGGTGTACGCGGGCACGGAACCGGCGGCGCTGTACCGCTCGGAGGACCGCGGGGAGACCTTCGCGCTGGTGCGCCCGCTGTGGGAGCACCCGACCCGCTCCCGATGGGTGCCGGGCGGTGGCGGTGAGGGCCTGCACACCGTGCTCACGGACGCGCGCGACCCGCGGGCGGTGACCGTGGCGGTCTCCACCGCCGGCGTGTTCCGCACCACGGACGGCGGGGCGAGCTGGGCACCGTCCAACTCCGGTGTGGCCGCGGTGTTCCTGCCGGACCCGCACCCCGAGTTCGGCCAGTGCGTGCACAAGGTCGCCAGGGACGCGGTCGACCCCGACCGGCTGTATCTGCAGAACCACTGGGGTGTGTACCGCAGCGACGACGGGGGCGCGCACTGGACCGACATCGGGGCGGGGCTGCCGTCCACGTTCGGTTTCGCGGTGGCCGCCCATCCGCACCGGGGCGACACGGCGTACGTCTTCCCGATCAACGCCGACATCGACCGGGTGCCCGCCGACCGCCGCTGCCGGGTCTACCGCACGACCGACGCGGGCAAGAACTGGGAACCGCTGGTGACAGGGCTGCCGGCCGGGGATCACTACGGCACCGTCCTGCGGGACGCCCTGCACACGGACGACGCCGACCCGGCCGGTATCTACTTCGGCAACCGCAACGGCGAGGTGTACGCCTCGGCCGACGACGGCGACAGCTGGCAACAGCTCGCCTCGCACCTGCCGGACGTGCTGTGCGTGCGGGCGGCGGTGGTCGACTGA
- a CDS encoding Rv1733c family protein, protein MSVFRGPKLWLWRWRRNPLRRRADVVEAWVVLGAWLLTVLTGVLAGLAGARSVEHGLARERATWHTAVARVVADAPGRSSSAARDGERLWAEVRWTVADGSAHTGQARVAPGSKAGTPVTVWTDPQGHLVTRPTTASEAAFRATLIGALVGVSAGAVPFVGGLVLRGRLERRRMDRWDAEWARLGPQWGRTTG, encoded by the coding sequence CTGTCGGTGTTCCGTGGGCCGAAGCTGTGGCTGTGGCGTTGGCGGCGTAATCCGCTCAGGCGCCGGGCCGACGTGGTGGAGGCGTGGGTGGTGCTCGGCGCCTGGCTGCTGACCGTCCTGACCGGTGTGCTGGCGGGTCTCGCCGGAGCCCGGTCGGTGGAGCACGGGCTGGCCCGGGAACGCGCCACCTGGCACACCGCCGTCGCCCGCGTCGTCGCCGACGCGCCCGGCAGGTCCTCCTCGGCGGCCAGGGACGGCGAGCGGCTCTGGGCCGAGGTCCGCTGGACCGTGGCCGACGGCTCGGCGCACACCGGTCAGGCCAGGGTCGCACCGGGCAGCAAGGCCGGTACCCCGGTCACCGTCTGGACCGACCCGCAGGGGCATCTGGTCACCCGCCCCACCACCGCCTCCGAGGCCGCCTTCCGCGCCACCCTGATAGGCGCCCTGGTGGGAGTGAGCGCCGGCGCCGTGCCGTTCGTCGGCGGGCTCGTCCTGCGCGGGCGCCTGGAGCGCCGCCGCATGGACCGCTGGGACGCGGAGTGGGCCCGCCTCGGACCGCAGTGGGGTCGCACCACGGGCTGA